Proteins from a single region of Melanotaenia boesemani isolate fMelBoe1 chromosome 3, fMelBoe1.pri, whole genome shotgun sequence:
- the plekha6 gene encoding pleckstrin homology domain-containing family A member 6 isoform X5 codes for MLAPALPPPSDLPLSAHTHTKTNSEQSGSSQLLPDEKEDTVLGSLPLLSFRIGRVDPSDNVTRKFAFKVCSEEEGEDGGLKDPLVSCMQAKHTGTRTYYFSTDSHEEQEDWIRAMSEAAEVTDQTALRTTEDRLNSMETKSPDPQAHSNLNGVKGSQTSPAYTLSSHQEGRKSSRKPGGAAEDEGGAPLADHIPEPNHNIDDWSSCGGPSTKTQNNNDKAPSSRSSSGHRGSSHDPKDQQENVVLRRGFVPRTTPERVAQRKTSMAQLQQWVNLRRGVASQEDINSPAHYYPVSRGAPADYYRHSGGSQYVEEFPLYPPGVRPESICSVSPVGAYDRHWTVERRSLRDGPQLLRDPWGPPQYGGMETQMRRLSIQPRSRSVPRSPSLSSGGPYSPVPPSFASPARSPSGYFERFPGRMREDVIYADPFTYSLRRSISSPKYVYPGDRRSLSQGLYHHSYPVSPSMHMKTEDMLDLQLQRNLDYLDQQVPPFHDVYSRELHPTLKLNEIETSKLLGRLCEQSRTLKDHEAAVHRLRMDKDSLEEALVATHQEMELYHNQPLILEKLQFKKETQQNQLINIRGELSQASSALTTIRMEFEALEDEANAIHGDLWEQLNAGGQSELVRRHIQKEFWRVQDVLEGLHKNNLSRGTDTAKHRVVSAASGSFSTNSPASPLSSISLTSPLSPFSPTKQLGPEESVPPRPPLPKSYYPLEPSPTFPPSIPPLPLDSTAWLCSLGLDEGSPDQDNITQKLKRGDQSSSRDVQEQLQSNTNKVGIVPPRTKSPNEESPRNSAEGSRHISRERPKSAVFPAEFKSKMSVEEQNERIRRNQSSSMRDKRRSLNLGQSPANYKVVRRRLTAHEIDIKDLEAAVRGEGLESPGEEIARLRRLQVEPEHYDISKELMAPDKVVIPERYVDVEENTLLSPEEQKEKQKKLDRIKTLIAKSNLQNMVPLLDGPVEGGASASSQHQLQEQEKRIEISCALAAEASRRSRLISAQCASSPPISPTSLVPPPSSADFPNSAHIMKV; via the exons GTGTGCTCGGAGGAAGAGGGTGAGGATGGTGGGTTGAAGGATCCTCTCGTGTCTTGCATGCAGGCGAAGCACACCGGGACCAGAACATATTACTTCAGCACAGACAGCCATGAGGAGCAGGAAGACTGGATCAGAGCCATGAGTGAAGCTGCAGAGGTCACTGACCAGACAGCTCTGAG AACCACTGAAGACCGTTTAAACAGCATGGAGACAAAGAGCCCTGACCCACAAGCACACAGCAATCTGAATGGGGTGAAGGGCTCTCAAACAAGTCCAGCCTACACCCTCAGCTCCCATCAGGAGGGAaggaagagcagcagaaagCCAGGAGGAGCTGCAGAAGATGAGGGAGGAGCTCCTTTGGCTGACCACATTCCCGAACCTAACCACAACATTGATGACTGGAGTAGCTGTGGTGGTCCCAGCACCAAGACCCAAAACAACAACGACAAGGCACCATCCTCCAGGAGCTCCAGTGGACACCGTGGCTCATCACACGACCCCAAAGATCAGCAGGAGAATGTGGTGCTAAGGAGGGGATTTGTACCGAGGACCACACCAGAGAGGGTGGCCCAGAGAAAGACCTCTATGGCTCAGCTGCAGCAGTGGGTCAACCTGCGGAGGGGCGTGGCCTCTCAGGAAGACATCAACAG CCCAGCTCATTACTACCCGGTGAGCAGAGGGGCCCCGGCCGACTACTACAGGCACTCCGGTGGCTCCCAGTACGTGGAGGAGTTTCCTCTGTATCCCCCAGGAGTCCGGCCGGAGAGCATCTGCTCCGTTTCTCCAGTGGGGGCTTATGATCGACACTGGACTGTGGAGCGGCGCTCACTGAGGGATGGGCCACAGTTGCTCAGGGACCCCTGGGGGCCACCACAATATGGTGGGATGGAAACACAGATGAGGCGCTTGTCCATCCAGCCACGCTCCAGGTCGGTGCCCAGGTCACCATCCTTGTCGTCGGGGGGACCGTACTCCCCGGTTCCACCCAGCTTTGCCTCTCCAGCTCGATCACCGTCCGGATACTTTGAGCGGTTCCCTGGCAGAATGAGGGAGGACGTCATCTACGCAGACCCCTTCACCTATAGCCTCAGAAGGTCCATCAGCTCTCCAAAG TATGTCTACCCTGGTGACAGGAGGTCCTTGAGTCAGGGGCTCTACCACCACAGCTACCCTGTGTCCCCCTCCATGCACATGAAAACG GAGGACATGTTGGACCTTCAGCTCCAACGAAACCTGGACTACCTTGACCAGCAG GTTCCTCCCTTCCATGACGTCTACAGCAGAGAGCTACATCCCACCTTGAAGCTGAATGAGATTGAAACTAGT AAACTTTTGGGTCGACTGTGTGAACAGAGCCGAACTTTGAAAGACCACGAGGCTGCAGTTCACCGACTGAGGATGGACAAG GACAGCCTAGAGGAGGCACTGGTGGCAACTCATCAGGAGATGGAGCTCTACCACAACCAGCCTTTAATCCTGGAAAAACTGCAGTTTAAGAAGGAGACCCAGCAGAACCAGCTCATCAACATCAGAGGGGAGCTTTCCCAGGCCTCCAGT GCTTTAACCACCATTCGGATGGAGTTTGAAGCGCTGGAGGATGAGGCCAATGCCATCCATGGAGACCTGTGGGAGCAACTGAATGCTGGAGGGCAG AGTGAACTAGTTCGTCGACACATTCAGAAAGAGTTCTGGAGAGTCCAGGATGTGTTAGAGGGTCTTCACAAGAACAATTTGTCCAGAGGCACAGACACAGCCAAGCACAGAG TGGTCAGCGCTGCTTCGGGCTCCTTTAGCACCAATAGTCCTGCCAGTCCCCTCAGCTCCATCAGCCTCACCAGCCCGCTCAGCCCCTTCTCCCCCACCAAGCAGCTGGGCCCGGAG GAAAGTGTTCCACCAAGGCCGCCCCTCCCCAAGTCCTACTACCCCTTGGAGCCCTCCCCCaccttccctccctccatcccccCTCTGCCTTTAGACAGCACCGCCTGGCTATGCAGCTTGGGCCTGGATGAAGGTTCTCCTGACCAAGACAACATCACACAGAAG CTGAAGAGGGGAGATCAGAGCAGCTCCAGAGATGTTCAGGAGCAGCTTCAGTCCAACACAAACAAAG TTGGCATTGTTCCTCCAAGAACTAAATCCCCCAACGAAGAGTCTCCCAGGAACTCTGCTGAAGGTTCCCGACATATCTCCAGG GAGCGTCCGAAGAGTGCTGTGTTTCCTGCCGAGTTTAAGTCCAAGATGAGCGTGGAGGAGCAGAACGAGCGGATCCGTAGGAACCAGAGTAGCTCCATGAGGGACAAGAGGCGCAGTCTGAACCTTGGCCAGTCTCCAGCTAACTACAAAGTG GTTCGAAGGCGGCTGACAGCTCATGAAATTGACATCAAAGACTTGGAGGCAGCTGTCCGGGGTGAAGGTCTAGAATCTCCAGGGGAGGAAATTGCTCGGCTGAGACGGTTACAGGTGGAACCAGAACACTACGACATCAGCAAAGAG CTGATGGCCCCTGACAAGGTTGTGATCCCAGAGCGTTACGTGGACGTGGAAGAGAACACTCTGCTGAGCCCAGAGGAGCAGaaggaaaagcagaagaaactcGACCGGATCAAGACACTGATTGCAAAATCCAA CTTGCAGAACATGGTTCCTCTCCTGGATGGTCCTGTGGAGGGTGGAGCTTCAGCCAGCTCCCAGCACCAGCTTCAGGAGCAAGAGAAGAGGATTGAGATCTCCTGCGCTCTGGCTGCTGAGGCCTCCCGCCGGAGCCGCCTCATCTCTG CCCAATGTGCGTCCAGTCCCCCCATATCCCCGACCAGCCTGGTCCCGCCACCGTCCTCTGCTGACTTCCCCAACTCTGCACACATCATGAAGGTGTGA
- the plekha6 gene encoding pleckstrin homology domain-containing family A member 6 isoform X2 — protein sequence MSRTPRKAATFGKRSNSMRRNPKAEIAKQGWLYKQASSGVKQWSRRWFVLTDRCLFYYKDEKEDTVLGSLPLLSFRIGRVDPSDNVTRKFAFKVCSEEEGEDGGLKDPLVSCMQAKHTGTRTYYFSTDSHEEQEDWIRAMSEAAEVTDQTALRTTEDRLNSMETKSPDPQAHSNLNGVKGSQTSPAYTLSSHQEGRKSSRKPGGAAEDEGGAPLADHIPEPNHNIDDWSSCGGPSTKTQNNNDKAPSSRSSSGHRGSSHDPKDQQENVVLRRGFVPRTTPERVAQRKTSMAQLQQWVNLRRGVASQEDINSPAHYYPVSRGAPADYYRHSGGSQYVEEFPLYPPGVRPESICSVSPVGAYDRHWTVERRSLRDGPQLLRDPWGPPQYGGMETQMRRLSIQPRSRSVPRSPSLSSGGPYSPVPPSFASPARSPSGYFERFPGRMREDVIYADPFTYSLRRSISSPKYVYPGDRRSLSQGLYHHSYPVSPSMHMKTEDMLDLQLQRNLDYLDQQVPPFHDVYSRELHPTLKLNEIETSKLLGRLCEQSRTLKDHEAAVHRLRMDKDSLEEALVATHQEMELYHNQPLILEKLQFKKETQQNQLINIRGELSQASSALTTIRMEFEALEDEANAIHGDLWEQLNAGGQSELVRRHIQKEFWRVQDVLEGLHKNNLSRGTDTAKHRVVSAASGSFSTNSPASPLSSISLTSPLSPFSPTKQLGPEESVPPRPPLPKSYYPLEPSPTFPPSIPPLPLDSTAWLCSLGLDEGSPDQDNITQKLKRGDQSSSRDVQEQLQSNTNKVGIVPPRTKSPNEESPRNSAEGSRHISRERPKSAVFPAEFKSKMSVEEQNERIRRNQSSSMRDKRRSLNLGQSPANYKVVRRRLTAHEIDIKDLEAAVRGEGLESPGEEIARLRRLQVEPEHYDISKELMAPDKVVIPERYVDVEENTLLSPEEQKEKQKKLDRIKTLIAKSNLQNMVPLLDGPVEGGASASSQHQLQEQEKRIEISCALAAEASRRSRLISAQCASSPPISPTSLVPPPSSADFPNSAHIMKV from the exons GTGTGCTCGGAGGAAGAGGGTGAGGATGGTGGGTTGAAGGATCCTCTCGTGTCTTGCATGCAGGCGAAGCACACCGGGACCAGAACATATTACTTCAGCACAGACAGCCATGAGGAGCAGGAAGACTGGATCAGAGCCATGAGTGAAGCTGCAGAGGTCACTGACCAGACAGCTCTGAG AACCACTGAAGACCGTTTAAACAGCATGGAGACAAAGAGCCCTGACCCACAAGCACACAGCAATCTGAATGGGGTGAAGGGCTCTCAAACAAGTCCAGCCTACACCCTCAGCTCCCATCAGGAGGGAaggaagagcagcagaaagCCAGGAGGAGCTGCAGAAGATGAGGGAGGAGCTCCTTTGGCTGACCACATTCCCGAACCTAACCACAACATTGATGACTGGAGTAGCTGTGGTGGTCCCAGCACCAAGACCCAAAACAACAACGACAAGGCACCATCCTCCAGGAGCTCCAGTGGACACCGTGGCTCATCACACGACCCCAAAGATCAGCAGGAGAATGTGGTGCTAAGGAGGGGATTTGTACCGAGGACCACACCAGAGAGGGTGGCCCAGAGAAAGACCTCTATGGCTCAGCTGCAGCAGTGGGTCAACCTGCGGAGGGGCGTGGCCTCTCAGGAAGACATCAACAG CCCAGCTCATTACTACCCGGTGAGCAGAGGGGCCCCGGCCGACTACTACAGGCACTCCGGTGGCTCCCAGTACGTGGAGGAGTTTCCTCTGTATCCCCCAGGAGTCCGGCCGGAGAGCATCTGCTCCGTTTCTCCAGTGGGGGCTTATGATCGACACTGGACTGTGGAGCGGCGCTCACTGAGGGATGGGCCACAGTTGCTCAGGGACCCCTGGGGGCCACCACAATATGGTGGGATGGAAACACAGATGAGGCGCTTGTCCATCCAGCCACGCTCCAGGTCGGTGCCCAGGTCACCATCCTTGTCGTCGGGGGGACCGTACTCCCCGGTTCCACCCAGCTTTGCCTCTCCAGCTCGATCACCGTCCGGATACTTTGAGCGGTTCCCTGGCAGAATGAGGGAGGACGTCATCTACGCAGACCCCTTCACCTATAGCCTCAGAAGGTCCATCAGCTCTCCAAAG TATGTCTACCCTGGTGACAGGAGGTCCTTGAGTCAGGGGCTCTACCACCACAGCTACCCTGTGTCCCCCTCCATGCACATGAAAACG GAGGACATGTTGGACCTTCAGCTCCAACGAAACCTGGACTACCTTGACCAGCAG GTTCCTCCCTTCCATGACGTCTACAGCAGAGAGCTACATCCCACCTTGAAGCTGAATGAGATTGAAACTAGT AAACTTTTGGGTCGACTGTGTGAACAGAGCCGAACTTTGAAAGACCACGAGGCTGCAGTTCACCGACTGAGGATGGACAAG GACAGCCTAGAGGAGGCACTGGTGGCAACTCATCAGGAGATGGAGCTCTACCACAACCAGCCTTTAATCCTGGAAAAACTGCAGTTTAAGAAGGAGACCCAGCAGAACCAGCTCATCAACATCAGAGGGGAGCTTTCCCAGGCCTCCAGT GCTTTAACCACCATTCGGATGGAGTTTGAAGCGCTGGAGGATGAGGCCAATGCCATCCATGGAGACCTGTGGGAGCAACTGAATGCTGGAGGGCAG AGTGAACTAGTTCGTCGACACATTCAGAAAGAGTTCTGGAGAGTCCAGGATGTGTTAGAGGGTCTTCACAAGAACAATTTGTCCAGAGGCACAGACACAGCCAAGCACAGAG TGGTCAGCGCTGCTTCGGGCTCCTTTAGCACCAATAGTCCTGCCAGTCCCCTCAGCTCCATCAGCCTCACCAGCCCGCTCAGCCCCTTCTCCCCCACCAAGCAGCTGGGCCCGGAG GAAAGTGTTCCACCAAGGCCGCCCCTCCCCAAGTCCTACTACCCCTTGGAGCCCTCCCCCaccttccctccctccatcccccCTCTGCCTTTAGACAGCACCGCCTGGCTATGCAGCTTGGGCCTGGATGAAGGTTCTCCTGACCAAGACAACATCACACAGAAG CTGAAGAGGGGAGATCAGAGCAGCTCCAGAGATGTTCAGGAGCAGCTTCAGTCCAACACAAACAAAG TTGGCATTGTTCCTCCAAGAACTAAATCCCCCAACGAAGAGTCTCCCAGGAACTCTGCTGAAGGTTCCCGACATATCTCCAGG GAGCGTCCGAAGAGTGCTGTGTTTCCTGCCGAGTTTAAGTCCAAGATGAGCGTGGAGGAGCAGAACGAGCGGATCCGTAGGAACCAGAGTAGCTCCATGAGGGACAAGAGGCGCAGTCTGAACCTTGGCCAGTCTCCAGCTAACTACAAAGTG GTTCGAAGGCGGCTGACAGCTCATGAAATTGACATCAAAGACTTGGAGGCAGCTGTCCGGGGTGAAGGTCTAGAATCTCCAGGGGAGGAAATTGCTCGGCTGAGACGGTTACAGGTGGAACCAGAACACTACGACATCAGCAAAGAG CTGATGGCCCCTGACAAGGTTGTGATCCCAGAGCGTTACGTGGACGTGGAAGAGAACACTCTGCTGAGCCCAGAGGAGCAGaaggaaaagcagaagaaactcGACCGGATCAAGACACTGATTGCAAAATCCAA CTTGCAGAACATGGTTCCTCTCCTGGATGGTCCTGTGGAGGGTGGAGCTTCAGCCAGCTCCCAGCACCAGCTTCAGGAGCAAGAGAAGAGGATTGAGATCTCCTGCGCTCTGGCTGCTGAGGCCTCCCGCCGGAGCCGCCTCATCTCTG CCCAATGTGCGTCCAGTCCCCCCATATCCCCGACCAGCCTGGTCCCGCCACCGTCCTCTGCTGACTTCCCCAACTCTGCACACATCATGAAGGTGTGA